The genomic stretch GAGTGTCATTTTTGCATCTTTTGTTTATTACAAATGAGTGTTAGACTAGAAAACTTCTCGATACAATTTTTTCTCACAAATTCCAAACTGCCGATCAAAGCTTCCCCATTTTCCACTTAAGACAACTGTACATCATTATGGGATTCTTAAAGAGAAAGATTGATCGTACATAAGTACCATTTCAATTTCTCACCAGCAGTAATCTATTTCGGATTTCGGTTTCGGAAATATTTTGACCAGAACAGAAATTCATTGAATTTAATGTTTTCGGTTTGCATTTGGACCAAAGGACTGAAATTTTCACTTGAAGTTGACTGAAATCCAACAAAAGCTTGATGATTTAAAAAAAGAAATTAATTTAATTACTACAGAAATGGTTGAAATATTTTGATCAACCGGCGAATACGTACTGAGATTTGGTGAATTTATTTGAAAGTGAGGGCCTTGCAACTCATCCGGCATAGCTTAGGCGTGCGTTGATAGCCTTTTGAGCTTTATATCacaatttcattttttttcttttttgtcgaATTTACGCGGCGGTGTGCATGTTATGCGGAGCGAGTGTAAACTCTTTGAATTGTATCATCGCGATACAAACTTTTGAGTATTAAatcatcctttatcaaaaaagaTGAGCGGTGCTGCTAAAAAAATGCTTGCTTGTTAATTAAGTTGCAAGTTTGCAACTACTGATCCGTATGAAATCAGCACAAGTTGAACCAAAGTTATTTTCCACAAATTAATGCAGGAGGTGCACGAGAGCCAGCGCAGCGACGCGGCGAACAGCCTGGTGTACGAGGCGAACCTGCGGCTCCGTGATCCCGTGTACGGCTGCATGGGCGCCATCATCACCCTTCAGCAGCAGGTGCACGCCCTCGAGGCCGAGCTCGCCGGCGTCCGCGCGGAGATCACCAAGCACAGGTACCGCCCATCTGCCTCTGCAGCCGTGAATGTGCCACCCTCTTCGCACGCATCCCAGCTCCTCGCTGCGTCGGCAGCAGGAGGCCAACGGCAGGCTGAATCGTCCTTGGGAGTGGGCGTCGCTGCTGTGGCAGGGCCTGTGGCTtccgcgtcgtcgtcgacgacggtgTACGCCGCCGCGTCGAGCTCCACTGACTACAGCTCCATCACGCATGAAAATGTTCCATATTTCGGTTGAGGTTATGCTAGCCTTAATGGAGAGTTTCTTGGATGTAATTTTGTTGCCTCTTTCTTTTATGTAGACCTTGTGAAAATATTGGAATAAAAAAGGCTTTTCCTCGAAAATATTGGGAACGTTGAGAGAGAAGCACTGATTTCCTAGGCTGTAGTACTTGCAAAATCCATGTTCATGCCGACATGCATAAGAATATGAATTAACAATTAATTGAGAAGGTTGAGCACATGATACTCCATATGAGGTGGGTTTGGTTGACTGCATTTGGATCGCTGCATATGCATTGCTTGGGACTCTCCTCACATGCTTGTCTGTGTATTTCATTATACGCTACTCTTAAGTTTTTCTCATTTGTGTAGCATGAATTAGAAACGGGGCTCATATAGTCATGTGAACCGCTTCATTTGGACAAGTGTCTTACGGCATTACACTTAAACGGCAAGTTCACTCTGTACATAAATGTTGATAGAGTAGAGACGTTTGGAGTACCACTTTTCAAAGTCCTAAAGTGTAAGATCTTCTGTGGCGTGTgcattggcgtgcgctgagagtctgcttgactggatgtgcttctcacctgctattgagcggcttgggaaggcatttggttttttggatgatgtgagttggtgtattgtcacccccttcattccactgtaggtttagcgaggtggcttcaaggttgatcttttgtattgctcttgtaaggtgttgtgaataatctaattaaaaaaagccgtgtgcatcccttggatgcagaagctggggtgatattccccccatttcgaaaaaaaaagtgcAAGATCAGATATAATATACAATCTTAATATACCATAGAAGATAATCAGAAAAAAAATACTACAACAAAACCTTGCAAAACAAATCCACTTTTCTATATACAGAACAACTGAGCTAGTATAATTTTCACATGACTACTCAAAAAGTCAAAATTAATGTTGATGACGCCAATCCGATGAGACCTGTATTTTGTGAACAAAGTACAATTTAGAACGTGGAAGAAAACTTCATATCTGAGAACTATGAATGGCCTCTGTGAAGTGCAGTACACTCACCTGAGAAAATCTCGAGGTATTTAATTCCAATGACCTACCTCTAATGGATTTTAGCTCCTAAGCTCAATTGCAGCTGTTTTTCAGAACGTTTTAATCACACTAGAGCACCAAACAAGTCACACTTCTGAACAGTTCGGTTCAGAGACTGCAGAAGGCCAGCTAGTGCATTCATAATTAGTGAACGTGCAAAGTGCTCTCCAAATAGGAACCATCATTTTGATAGCAGGACGGGATTTCCGCAACTTATGCTTTACTGGATCATTGAGATTTATCTGTCTGTAGATGCGAAGCATCTAAATTTTTA from Lolium rigidum isolate FL_2022 chromosome 4, APGP_CSIRO_Lrig_0.1, whole genome shotgun sequence encodes the following:
- the LOC124646658 gene encoding LOB domain-containing protein 15-like, which translates into the protein MSTASDWQQDHEIEKKIKRESSASEAGRMMAARRSSSLPTAGAGPGSAPSFNTMTPCAACKLLRRRCAQECTFSPFFSPMEPHKFASVHKVFGASNVSKMLLEVHESQRSDAANSLVYEANLRLRDPVYGCMGAIITLQQQVHALEAELAGVRAEITKHRYRPSASAAVNVPPSSHASQLLAASAAGGQRQAESSLGVGVAAVAGPVASASSSTTVYAAASSSTDYSSITHENVPYFG